The nucleotide window taaaataaaattctaaTTTATTTTACCTAAAattaagcactttatttaaacagtaaCTATTGATCTTcctttttaatcaaatacaatgaaaacttccttctcttctttctctctacatgtgtagatatgtctgctgccagctgtctgagatctgaagatcagtttctgtgctgcatctgtctggatgtgttcactgatccagtcaccacaccatgtggacacagcttctgcaaaaactgcatcaatgaacACTGGAACAGTAATGACCAGTACCTGTGTCCAATGTGCAACAAGGTTTTCAACACAGTACCTGAGCTTCAAATCAACACTTTGTTCTCTGAGATGGTttctcagttcagacaggaagctcaacagaaagccagcagcagcagctcagagcaacaagctgccaaaccaggagaagttccctgtgacgtctgtactggaaccaaactgaaggccctgaagtcctgtctggtgtgtctgacctcctactgtgagactcacctggagcCTCATCTGACAATGTCAGGCCTgaaaagacatcagctgatggaccctgtggagaacctggaagacaggatgtgtatgaagcacgataaacctctggagctgttctgtaagaccgaccagacatgtgtctgcgtgctctgctctgttttagaccacaagacacatgagtttgttcctctgaaagaagaatatgaaggaaagaaggcagagctggggaagacagaggctgaaattcagGAGATGATCCAGAAGAGACGACTGAAAATTCAAGAGATCAAACAGTCAGTTGACCTCAGTaaggaagctgcagacagagagaaagcagaaggtgtTCAGGTCTTCACCGCTCTGAAGGATTCTGTTGAGAGAAGCCTGAATGAGCTCATGGATACGattgaagagaagcaaagaacaacagagaaacaggctgaagacttcatcaaagagctggaacaggaaatctctgagctgaagaagagaagctctgaggtggagaagctctcacactctgaagaccacctccacctcctccaaaacttcccgtccctgaaagctgctccacccaccaaagactggacagaTGTCAGTGTCCGTCCATCATATGAGGAGACTGTGGTGAGagctgtggctcagctggaggagacgctcagtaaacagatgaagaagctgtttgaggctgagctgaagaggatccagcagtatgcagtggatgtgactcttgatcctgatacagcaCATCCTCATCTCACcctgtctgatgatgggaaacaagtaAATGATAGTGATGTGAAGAAGAATCTCCCAGACAACCCAAAGAGATTTACACGTTATGTTAATGTGTTAGGAAAGCAGAGTTTGTCTTCAggcagattttactttgaggttcaggttaaagagaAGACTAACTGGAATTTAGGAGTGGCCAGAGAGTCGATCAACAGGAAGGGAGAAATCACATTGACACCTCAGGATGGTTTCTGGACTATATGTtt belongs to Scomber scombrus chromosome 2, fScoSco1.1, whole genome shotgun sequence and includes:
- the LOC133999581 gene encoding E3 ubiquitin-protein ligase TRIM21-like isoform X1, with translation MSAASCLRSEDQFLCCICLDVFTDPVTTPCGHSFCKNCINEHWNSNDQYLCPMCNKVFNTVPELQINTLFSEMVSQFRQEAQQKASSSSSEQQAAKPGEVPCDVCTGTKLKALKSCLVCLTSYCETHLEPHLTMSGLKRHQLMDPVENLEDRMCMKHDKPLELFCKTDQTCVCVLCSVLDHKTHEFVPLKEEYEGKKAELGKTEAEIQEMIQKRRLKIQEIKQSVDLSKEAADREKAEGVQVFTALKDSVERSLNELMDTIEEKQRTTEKQAEDFIKELEQEISELKKRSSEVEKLSHSEDHLHLLQNFPSLKAAPPTKDWTDVSVRPSYEETVVRAVAQLEETLSKQMKKLFEAELKRIQQYAVDVTLDPDTAHPHLTLSDDGKQVNDSDVKKNLPDNPKRFTRYVNVLGKQSLSSGRFYFEVQVKEKTNWNLGVARESINRKGEITLTPQDGFWTICLRNGNEYNAGNNTPVHLSLKSPPQKVGVFVDYEEGLVSFYDVDAAALIYSFTGCSVTEKLYPYFSPCNNYGGKNSAPLIICPVNQTV
- the LOC133999581 gene encoding E3 ubiquitin-protein ligase TRIM39-like isoform X2 gives rise to the protein MSAASCLRSEDQFLCCICLDVFTDPVTTPCGHSFCKNCINEHWNSNDQYLCPMCNKVFNTVPELQINTLFSEMVSHSSEQQAAKPGEVPCDVCTGTKLKALKSCLVCLTSYCETHLEPHLTMSGLKRHQLMDPVENLEDRMCMKHDKPLELFCKTDQTCVCVLCSVLDHKTHEFVPLKEEYEGKKAELGKTEAEIQEMIQKRRLKIQEIKQSVDLSKEAADREKAEGVQVFTALKDSVERSLNELMDTIEEKQRTTEKQAEDFIKELEQEISELKKRSSEVEKLSHSEDHLHLLQNFPSLKAAPPTKDWTDVSVRPSYEETVVRAVAQLEETLSKQMKKLFEAELKRIQQYAVDVTLDPDTAHPHLTLSDDGKQVNDSDVKKNLPDNPKRFTRYVNVLGKQSLSSGRFYFEVQVKEKTNWNLGVARESINRKGEITLTPQDGFWTICLRNGNEYNAGNNTPVHLSLKSPPQKVGVFVDYEEGLVSFYDVDAAALIYSFTGCSVTEKLYPYFSPCNNYGGKNSAPLIICPVNQTV